One window of Pocillopora verrucosa isolate sample1 chromosome 9, ASM3666991v2, whole genome shotgun sequence genomic DNA carries:
- the LOC136283516 gene encoding kelch-like protein 40 — MTSSFMASITFSATGISGSSGFHQESKESTVELAHPFSEPWEDSDLVLVAEDEKFHVHRQILSIHSPVFKAMLGTKFKEATAKEIPLPGKNADEVLDFLKQLYLKESNGVTLDKVEHLLKLADEYQTKSVFNVCVNLLKNEVAGSKEKAMSILYLANTTDMARTDERLDVVRKECYDYIKDMALQKIMEKEDFKNLEQDVRENVLVKRIEKLEELVKKVHPQFNDLVNFCVTLCLESSKHCKKVTRCPMHCNIDSRATRPPFTQFKTCTVCEKMVRELSSLLMSSASNRSKQPGGSSPFGGNLSYLHLIFQDLQRVYNDIVMSHNRYTAGGLCFSFGGGLLKP, encoded by the exons ATGACTTCAAGTTTTATGGCCTCGATCACCTTCTCAGCGACAGGAATAAGCGGAAGTTCAG GTTTTCACCAAGAGTCAAAAGAGAGCACGGTAGAGTTGGCACACCCGTTTTCGGAGCCTTGGGAGGATAGTGATTTGGTGCTTGTGgcggaagatgaaaaattcCACGTCCATCGACAGATACTGAGCATCCATTCTCCGGTTTTTAAGGCCATGCTGGGAACAAAGTTTAAGGAAGCAACAGCCAAGGAGATCCCCTTACCAGGAAAAAATGCTGATGAAGTTTTGGATTTCCTGAAGCAACTGTACTTGAAAGAGAGTAATGGAGTCACAT TGGACAAAGTCGAACATCTCTTGAAGTTAGCAGACGAGTACCAGACAAAGTCAGTGTTCAATGTTTGTGTGAATCTCCTCAAAAATGAAGTAGCGGGATCTAAAGAAAAAGCAATGAGCATACTTTACCTGGCAAACACTACAGACATGGCAAGGACGGACGAAAGGTTAGATGTCGTTCGTAAAGAATGCTATGACTACATCAAAGACATGGCACTCCAAAAAATTATGGAGaaggaggattttaaaaatttagaaCAGGATGTGAGAGAAAACGTGTTAGttaaaagaatagaaaaatTAGAGGAGCTTGTCAAAAAAGTACATCCTCAGTTTAACGATTTAGTGAACTTTTGTGTGACTTTGTGTTTAGAATCGTCAAAGCATTGTAAGAAAGTAACTCGTTGCCCCATGCACTGTAATATCGATAGCAGGGCTACACGGCCGCCCTTTACGCAGTTCAAAACATGCACAGTGTGTGAAAAAATGGTACGTGAATTAAGTTCCCTATTAATGTCATCAGCCTCAAATCGATCAAAGCAGCCAGGAGGATCGTCTCCATTTGGTGGCAACTTAAGTTATTTGCATTTAATCTTTCAAGATCTTCAACGCGTATACAATGATATTGTGATGTCTCATAACAGATATACCGCTGGAGGTTTGTGCTTTAGTTTTGGAGGTGGATTGCTCAAGCCATGA
- the LOC136283515 gene encoding uncharacterized protein — translation MKENNRHRQILSIHWPVFKAMLSNQFKEAEAKEIPLPEKKVDEVLNFLKQLYMKDRDEITLDKMEHLLRLADEYQTKSVCDVCLNYPKVLPGSKENAVRTLFLTNMKAMARGDRRLDIVRSGCYNLIKDMSLQDIVKKDDFKNLERDSVESVLVERVKKLEGLVEVVYPQLIGLVEFCLVLCLGPNMQNPYFRSSPEHFNSDHMALEELYTRIKKCTTCRKMIEQLVSHSQQVKGQKYLGPPTISFSSRGTKGTYKDAKLEHLYGGSHHFDSKLVSVIQDLYKAYKVIASTKASLAGDFTGGASQKLYFSTSFPFSDFGE, via the exons atgaaagaaaacaatcgaCATCGACAGATACTGAGCATCCACTGGCCAGTTTTTAAAGCCATGTTGAGTAACCAATTTAAGGAAGCAGAAGCCAAAGAGATCCCATTACCAGAGAAGAAGGTAGATGAGGTGTTGAACTTCCTGAAGCAATTGTACATGAAAGATAGAGATGAAATTACAT tgGACAAAATGGAGCATCTCCTGAGGTTAGCCGACGAGTACCAAACGAAGTCTGTTTGTGACGTTTGCTTGAATTACCCCAAAGTCCTGCCAGGATCTAAAGAAAATGCAGTCAGAACACTTTTCCTAACAAATATGAAAGCCATGGCAAGGGGAGATAGAAGGTTAGATATTGTCCGCAGTGGATGCTACAACCTGATTAAAGACATGTCACTGCAAGACATCGTGAAGAAAGATGACTTCAAGAATTTGGAGCGAGATAGCGTAGAAAGTGTTCTTGTTGAGAGGGTTAAAAAATTAGAAGGGCTTGTGGAAGTGGTGTATCCGCAACTTATTGGGTTAGTGGAGTTTTGCTTAGTGTTGTGCTTAGGGCCAAACATGCAGAATCCATATTTCCGTAGTAGCCCCGAGCATTTTAATAGTGACCATATGGCACTTGAGGAGCTCTATACGCGAATCAAAAAATGCACAACTTGCAGAAAAATGATTGAGCAGCTAGTTTCCCATTCACAACAGGTAAAGGGTCAAAAATACCTAGGCCCGCCTACGATATCTTTCTCGTCAAGGGGTACTAAAGGTACCTACAAGGATGCCAAGCTGGAGCACTTATATGGAGGCAGTCATCATTTTGACTCAAAATTGGTCTCCGTCATTCAAGATCTTTATAAAGCTTACAAAGTGATTGCATCAACAAAAGCAAGTTTAGCTGGGGATTTTACTGGAGGGGCATcccaaaaattatatttcagcACTTCCTTTCCGTTTAGTGATTTTGGAGAATAG